Below is a window of Terriglobales bacterium DNA.
GTGGCGTTCTCACCGGAGAAGTCGTTCTCCGATAAGCCATCGAACGTAGCTGACGCGGAGAATACGTCTCCGCAGCCTAACTAAACGGCTCTAGAGCTGGCTGCGGCTGAGAGGCTCTGCTGCCCGGCGTACAATTGAATTACATCTTTATACGCATCTCTCCCGCCTATTGAGGGCTGGTTCATTTGCGCATCCAGATGCCGGAGGTTTCGGCGCAGGAGCAGACGTGAACCCAGCCCGGCAGCAACACAAAAAAACGCTGGCACTTTCTCGTCGCTCGTTGGATCTGTTGGAGCGATTACCCCGCACGAAGTAGCTCGTAGATAAAAGGAGACAAACGTGAGAGAAGAAAAGCCAAGATGTGAAACGTGCACCTACGACACCAGGTGCGATCCTATAACCTCAGTGAGCAAGTGTTTGTACTGCGGAAACTATCCTTTACCGAACGCTGCGGCGCAGCCAGGCCAGAAGCTGAAATGAAATTCCCAAATACGTCATGCGCGCGCATGGACGGAATCGAGTTGTTCCATGGCATCCCAAAGCTGTAACTGCGGGCACCAAAAACGCGATCACACCATTGTGAAATCCAGCAATTACGGCTCTTGCAAGATCTGCCTATGCAATTCCTATCGGGCGGTTGGAGCAAAAGTGCTTGAGCCACTTCCCGTAACGGGCAAACTAACGCCGGGTTAGGCGAACATGCAATTGCATTCAGGCCTGAGGTATTTCATGCTTGCACGTCACAAAAAGGCGCTTTCAGATATGAAGTCGGCGGAGAAGAAACTAAAGGACGCCCGGACTAAATACGCCAAAACACGAGAAGCACTGGAAAAGGCGCAAAAGGGTGTCGCAAGCGCCAAGGCTAGGCTCGCCGCCGCCCAGGAACTATGGGAGTCGTAATCGGTTTATGAGCTTCAGTGATTGCGCACAAATCTTAAAGGATAGTCGTAAAAAAGTAAGGAGCCTGCAGTCGGTGCCGACCAGAAAAGAGCGGAATACTGTTGTGTCAAAGAGCGATTTGCGCTTCTCTGGCAATTCTGGCGACTGCTTCGCCGAAGGTTTCTGCCTTTGCGGCCACCTTCGGCCGGGAAAGCTTCTGCGCTTGCTGACGAACACGATATTCGTCATTTAGACGAGCGAGACGTTTCTTGGCGGCTTCAGAATTGGCCTTCATCCGCTCAATAGTTTCTTGAGAATGTTGGCTTGAATTCTTCATCAGATCACACCAGCGGGTTGGGGATATAAGCACAAAACAAGTTGAATAGAGAGCATTTATCTTCGATGAGTCAACGTCCGATTAGGGGCGCCATTGCAGCTTTCAGGACACCCATGAGATGCCAAGAGCGCCCGTGCAGTTGCAAACAAAGTGACGTGTGCAACTTGTCGTTTGACCCGACTCCGCAAACGGCATAGTCTCAACGAAGTAGGTAGGCTGCGGACTGGCTTCCGCTTATCCCATCCGAATTTTGCTTGGAGCCCCCTCAGGCGTCTCACGCCAGGAAAGGAAATCTATCGTGCCCTCAAAGCGAACCCTTTCTAGCAAATCTCCCTTAGACACCGCAGAGTCCCGAAAGGTGCTGGCCTCGATCAAACGTGGCTTGCGACGAGTGAAGCGTGATCTGGAAGCGATTCGATCCGCGTCAAATGCTCAAGCAGAGAAGACTCCTATCCCTGCAGAAGGGTGAACGAAGCGTGTAGGGCAGGCCACGAACTGCACAAGGCGGACCGTCGAGCGCCCAGCGGAGAAACTTGCTGCGCTTCAACTGGACGCTGATAATCCATTCAGCGTCGCTAACTGTAACGTTGTCGAATGTCGGTAAATTACTACGCAGCGCTGATTGCGTCTCGCACAAATTCCGTCCTTGCCTCTGCAATAAGTTCCGTTCCGATTCCCGGAATGGACTGTATGGACAGTGTTCCGCCGATCATGCGCAGGCGCTCCTGCATCGTGGCTAGCCCCAGTCCACCGATTTGCATTGCAGGATCGAATCCGATGCCGAAGTCCTTGATTTGTAGCAAGACTCTTCCATTGCTGGCTTTGAGGCGCACTTCAACGCGTTTCGATTGGCTGTGCTTCACGGCGTTGCTAAGGGCCTCTTGTGCCACGCGGTACAAGCACAGGGAAACATCCTCGGGCAAAATCGGGGTGATGTTGTCAGCTTGAAGATCGATCGCTATGCGGTGTTGGCCTGCCATCTGCCTGCAGACTTCCTTCAAGGCAATTGGAAGGCCAAGATGCTGGAGCTTTGAAGAGTGCAACCGATGCGACAAGTTGTGAACATCCGTGGCTAACTCTTTTATTTCGGCCAGGGCCTGATTCAATTTGTCACGGACTGAACCTGCACAGTCCTGCTCAACTGTTAGAAGGTCCAGCTCGACTGCGAGCAACGAGAGACGCTGGCCGATGTCGTCGTGTAACTCTCGCGCAAGATGCTTGCGTTCTTCTTCCGCCAGGGCGATTAACCGGCCGCTTAGACCTAGTTCTTCAGCGGTGGAGCCTGCTTTCGCCTGCACAGGAACGGAACTCAGTTCGTTTGAAACGTGCGACTCGAAGTGGGAGAACATAAGCGTCGCTCACTTGCTGTGACAGCAGAAGGACTGGTGGACTGCGAGAGTGGTTACAGCAGCCAGGTCGAAGTCAAACAGAACTCCTCTGTCACTTTACTTTGCGTTCGCATTCTACGGGGCAAGTTGGCGTTGTCAAGTTAAAAAGTAACGTCTAATTGATTACTACTAGCAATAATAGGTGGCCAAACCTGTAAGTATGCCACTTCGGGAATTCCGAGAATAGTGTCTACAAGCCAATGGTTGTCCTGAATTGGTCCGCCTACCTGCCATAAATGACAGGGTACCACTCAGTAATCTTCAAGAAAACAAGCAGAGTCGCCGTGCTGGCGAACGAGACCTGAGCAAAGAGGTCAGATTGGCTCACAAATCTACCAGCCAACACTCGTGCCAATCTCTAGCATTTCTGACAGTTCAATGGGCTGCCCCCGGCAACTCTAATTGCCAACGACTTGGCAAGGCAGAAGATTTCCAGGCGTCGGAGGTCGTGAGCAGCTAACGACCGCTCACCTCGGCCGAGGAATTCCTCCGCAAGTCGTATCCCAATCTGGGTCGAACTGTCCTTATGCAAACCATTGAGAGTCAGTCGCTTCCCGAAACTAATAGCAGCCAATCGCCACTCGAAAATGACATGGTCTGGGTTCCCGGCGGAACCTTCCAGATGGGATCCGATCATCACTACCCGGAGGAAGCCCCCGCGCACTCAGTCACCGTCGAGGGATTCTGGGTCGACAAATATGAGGTAACGAACGAACAGTTTGCCCGCTTTATCGAGGAGACGAAGTACATCACCACGGCTGAACGTCCGCCTCGGGCCGAAGACTATCCAGGAGCCTTGCCGGAGATGCTGCAGCCTGCATCGGTCGTCTTTCAGAAACCAACGGGCCGCGTTGACCTAAGCAATCACTACAACTGGTGGACCTACATTCAGGGCGCGAACTGGCGGCATCCCGAAGGGCCGCAGAGTTCGATCAAAGACCGTGGCCAACATCCTGTAGTTCATCTTGCTTACGAAGAC
It encodes the following:
- a CDS encoding sensor histidine kinase, whose product is MFSHFESHVSNELSSVPVQAKAGSTAEELGLSGRLIALAEEERKHLARELHDDIGQRLSLLAVELDLLTVEQDCAGSVRDKLNQALAEIKELATDVHNLSHRLHSSKLQHLGLPIALKEVCRQMAGQHRIAIDLQADNITPILPEDVSLCLYRVAQEALSNAVKHSQSKRVEVRLKASNGRVLLQIKDFGIGFDPAMQIGGLGLATMQERLRMIGGTLSIQSIPGIGTELIAEARTEFVRDAISAA